A single window of Fimbriimonadaceae bacterium DNA harbors:
- the acpS gene encoding holo-ACP synthase translates to MIERIGVDVVETARVAQAMKRPGFTERILTSRERGQKMSLARVAGRWAAKEAVAKCLPGVRRWHDVEVFNKEDGSPYLEVHHPSFDASTHVLHLSISHERGLAAAMVVLERKSGC, encoded by the coding sequence ATGATCGAGCGGATCGGCGTCGATGTTGTCGAAACCGCGCGGGTCGCCCAAGCGATGAAACGCCCGGGGTTCACGGAGCGCATCCTGACCTCCCGCGAACGCGGGCAGAAGATGTCACTGGCCCGGGTCGCGGGCCGATGGGCCGCCAAGGAGGCCGTGGCCAAATGCCTTCCCGGTGTGCGCCGTTGGCACGACGTCGAGGTCTTCAACAAGGAGGACGGCAGCCCCTACCTGGAGGTCCACCATCCCTCCTTCGACGCCTCGACCCACGTCCTCCATCTCTCCATCAGCCACGAGCGCGGCCTCGCCGCCGCAATGGTCGTTTTAGAGCGCAAGTCCGGGTGTTAA
- a CDS encoding PstS family phosphate ABC transporter substrate-binding protein produces the protein MTARPLVTGLLSSVTLFVALASAGCGSGPAPKGNTGVAVNVDGSNTVYPIMEAAASAHRALSKTPVTVGKAGTGAGMKKFIAGEIDIADASRPIKKDEDVKLKSIGKTYIEVAIAYDGLCIVVSPKNTWLKSITVDQLHKIWDKSSTVRKWNEVDPTWPDAEIKLVGPTSAHGTYEYFNEVVNKSGKNTRQDYSQQAEYDGIVGVVGRDENALGYMGFSYAELNADKVRVIPVDAGKGPVTPTKDSILEGSYAPFSRPLLLYIDAKALDTKESLLEFAQFVLDPKNAVQAVTDAGYVPLPDDLYEFALDRLAKRTVGSLTLGAAPGTPYRDLAAKKA, from the coding sequence ATGACGGCGCGCCCCTTGGTCACAGGTCTTCTTAGTTCGGTCACCCTGTTCGTCGCCTTGGCGTCGGCAGGATGCGGCTCCGGGCCGGCGCCAAAGGGCAATACCGGCGTGGCGGTCAACGTGGACGGGTCCAACACGGTCTATCCGATCATGGAGGCGGCCGCGTCCGCCCATCGGGCGCTCAGCAAGACCCCCGTCACGGTCGGCAAAGCGGGGACTGGCGCCGGGATGAAGAAGTTCATCGCTGGGGAAATCGACATTGCCGACGCCTCCCGACCGATCAAGAAGGACGAGGACGTCAAGCTGAAATCGATCGGCAAGACCTACATCGAGGTCGCCATCGCCTACGACGGACTGTGCATCGTCGTCAGCCCCAAGAACACCTGGCTCAAGTCGATCACGGTCGACCAACTCCATAAGATCTGGGACAAATCGAGCACGGTGAGGAAGTGGAACGAAGTCGATCCGACTTGGCCCGACGCGGAGATCAAGCTTGTCGGCCCCACCAGCGCCCACGGGACCTACGAGTACTTCAACGAGGTGGTCAACAAGAGCGGCAAGAACACCCGCCAGGACTACAGTCAACAGGCCGAATACGACGGAATCGTCGGGGTCGTGGGCCGTGACGAAAACGCCTTGGGCTACATGGGTTTTTCGTACGCCGAACTCAACGCCGACAAAGTCCGCGTCATCCCAGTGGACGCGGGCAAAGGGCCGGTGACCCCGACCAAGGACTCGATCCTCGAAGGCTCTTACGCGCCTTTCAGCCGGCCCTTGCTTCTCTACATCGACGCCAAGGCCCTCGACACCAAGGAGTCTCTCCTCGAGTTCGCCCAGTTCGTCCTTGACCCCAAAAACGCCGTTCAAGCCGTGACCGACGCCGGTTACGTCCCATTGCCCGACGACCTTTACGAGTTTGCCCTCGACCGGCTGGCCAAGCGGACGGTCGGCTCGCTGACTCTGGGGGCCGCGCCGGGGACCCCGTACCGCGACCTGGCCGCCAAGAAGGCCTGA
- the pstC gene encoding phosphate ABC transporter permease subunit PstC, giving the protein MGGASEPTLGPARPPAFAAKRWDTRRLSEGVARGACFLCALACVLSTVGIVFVLAREAFVFFQAHSPVSFLTGTTWTPAAEPAQYGVLPLVCGTLLVTAVSALVSVPLGLLVGVYLAEYAPFNVRRVLKPALELLAGIPSVVFGYLGLNLVTPVLQTVFPEISSTNALSGGIVVGIMALPLVASLCQDAVAAVPKAMREAAYGLGSTKAEVTAKIVIPSALSGIVAAFILAVSRAIGETMAVTIAAGATPKLTLNPAEEIQTMTAYIVNVSKGDASRGSPEYQTIFAVGITLFIMTLVMNLVAQKLVRRFRRGYA; this is encoded by the coding sequence ATGGGAGGTGCCAGCGAACCCACCTTGGGCCCGGCCCGCCCACCCGCGTTTGCCGCCAAACGATGGGACACCCGGAGGCTGTCCGAAGGCGTCGCCCGCGGGGCGTGCTTCTTGTGCGCGCTGGCCTGCGTCCTCTCCACGGTCGGCATCGTCTTTGTCCTCGCTCGCGAAGCGTTTGTGTTCTTCCAGGCCCACAGCCCGGTTAGCTTTTTGACCGGCACGACGTGGACCCCCGCCGCTGAGCCCGCCCAATACGGCGTCCTCCCCCTGGTTTGCGGGACGCTCCTCGTCACAGCGGTCTCCGCCCTTGTCTCCGTTCCCCTCGGCCTGCTCGTCGGCGTCTACCTGGCCGAGTACGCCCCGTTCAATGTGCGGCGTGTCCTCAAGCCCGCCCTAGAGTTGCTCGCGGGCATCCCGTCGGTCGTCTTCGGCTACCTGGGGCTCAATTTGGTGACCCCCGTCCTCCAGACCGTCTTTCCCGAGATCAGTTCGACCAACGCCCTCTCGGGCGGCATCGTCGTCGGGATCATGGCCCTCCCCCTGGTCGCGTCCCTGTGCCAAGACGCCGTCGCCGCCGTGCCGAAAGCGATGCGTGAGGCGGCTTACGGCCTGGGCTCCACCAAGGCCGAGGTGACGGCCAAGATCGTCATCCCTTCCGCCTTGAGCGGCATCGTCGCGGCGTTCATCCTCGCGGTCTCGCGGGCGATCGGCGAGACGATGGCGGTGACCATCGCGGCCGGGGCGACTCCCAAGCTGACCCTGAACCCCGCCGAGGAGATCCAGACGATGACCGCATACATTGTCAACGTGAGCAAAGGCGACGCGTCCCGGGGGTCGCCGGAGTACCAGACGATCTTTGCCGTCGGCATCACCCTCTTCATCATGACCCTCGTGATGAACCTCGTCGCCCAAAAGCTGGTCCGCCGGTTCCGCAGGGGGTACGCGTGA
- the pstA gene encoding phosphate ABC transporter permease PstA — MRQLTADQSAAVLRRRRRADKLFGSLCLLAAAFAVAVLVVIIGKLLVDGAARLRPDFLTTFPAPRPEKAGILSPIVGSLWVMGLTLLFTVPVGIAAAVYLEEFTSRKTRLTEFIQINIANLAGVPSIVFGMLGLGVFVAVMGLDFNILAGSLTMSILVLPMVIIVSQEAIKAVPRSYREASLALGCTKWQTIVRVVLPNAMGGILTGIILAASRAIGETAPLIVVGAVGYVTFLPQDVTSRYTVLPLQIFDWITRPAPGFKPLVAAAIIVLVASLVLLNSVAIIIRARSQPKA, encoded by the coding sequence GTGAGGCAACTGACCGCCGACCAGTCGGCCGCCGTTCTCAGGCGCCGCCGGCGGGCGGACAAGTTGTTCGGGAGCCTCTGCCTCCTGGCGGCGGCGTTCGCCGTCGCCGTCCTAGTCGTCATCATCGGCAAACTCCTCGTCGACGGGGCCGCCCGTCTCCGACCCGACTTCCTCACGACCTTCCCGGCCCCGCGCCCGGAAAAGGCCGGCATCCTGTCCCCGATCGTAGGGAGCCTCTGGGTGATGGGCCTGACGCTGCTCTTCACCGTCCCCGTCGGGATCGCGGCGGCGGTCTATTTGGAAGAGTTCACCAGCCGTAAGACTCGCCTCACCGAGTTCATCCAGATCAACATCGCCAACCTTGCCGGTGTCCCGTCGATCGTCTTCGGCATGCTGGGCCTCGGGGTCTTTGTCGCCGTCATGGGCCTCGACTTCAACATCCTCGCCGGCTCGTTGACGATGTCGATCCTCGTCCTCCCTATGGTCATCATCGTTTCCCAGGAAGCGATCAAGGCGGTGCCGCGCTCCTATCGGGAGGCCTCCCTAGCCCTTGGGTGCACCAAGTGGCAGACCATCGTCCGCGTCGTCCTCCCGAACGCTATGGGAGGCATCCTGACCGGCATCATCCTCGCCGCCAGCCGGGCTATCGGCGAGACCGCCCCGCTCATCGTGGTGGGTGCGGTCGGCTACGTCACATTCTTGCCCCAGGACGTCACGTCGCGCTACACGGTGTTACCGCTCCAGATCTTTGACTGGATCACGCGGCCGGCCCCCGGGTTCAAGCCCCTCGTCGCCGCCGCGATCATCGTGCTGGTCGCCTCGCTGGTGCTCCTCAACTCCGTGGCGATCATCATCCGGGCCCGAAGCCAGCCCAAAGCGTAA
- a CDS encoding methyltransferase domain-containing protein — translation MASFGPIAPHYDVLMANVPYDMWAGYYRLLLATIEHQPDRLLDVCCGTGNVAELMVEAGYEVVGFDIAPGMVDAARRKAAEKGLDIGYHVADARTVDLGQTFDGAFSFFDSLNYVADLDGFRAAVDRVAKHLEPGGSFIFDLNTSYAFEEAMFDQVELRRNAKIRYQWKGDYDPSTRVIHVDMTFWRDGEEIHETHVQRAHSDEEVRQALADAGFTQVRAFESYTLDPPRKRSDRVHYAALLPG, via the coding sequence ATGGCATCGTTCGGGCCGATAGCGCCCCACTACGACGTCTTGATGGCCAACGTCCCCTACGACATGTGGGCGGGCTATTACCGCCTGTTGCTCGCCACCATCGAACACCAGCCCGACCGTCTCCTCGACGTTTGTTGCGGCACGGGCAACGTCGCCGAACTGATGGTCGAAGCGGGCTACGAGGTCGTCGGGTTTGACATCGCCCCAGGGATGGTCGATGCGGCCCGTCGCAAGGCCGCGGAGAAGGGGCTCGACATCGGCTATCACGTGGCCGACGCGCGCACCGTCGACCTAGGCCAGACGTTCGACGGGGCCTTTTCTTTCTTTGACAGCCTGAACTACGTCGCCGACCTCGACGGCTTTCGCGCCGCGGTCGACCGCGTCGCCAAACACCTTGAGCCGGGCGGGTCCTTCATCTTCGACCTGAACACCTCCTACGCCTTCGAGGAGGCGATGTTCGACCAAGTGGAGCTCAGGCGCAACGCAAAGATCCGCTACCAATGGAAGGGTGACTACGACCCTTCGACCCGGGTCATCCACGTGGACATGACCTTTTGGCGCGACGGCGAAGAGATCCACGAGACGCACGTGCAGCGGGCCCACAGTGACGAAGAGGTCCGTCAAGCTCTCGCTGACGCGGGGTTCACCCAGGTCCGCGCCTTCGAGAGCTACACTCTGGACCCGCCGCGCAAGCGCAGCGACCGGGTCCACTACGCGGCCCTCCTGCCCGGATAG
- a CDS encoding discoidin domain-containing protein produces MFVPLLALASPVMPHRVAPAVVTTTLSQDTTIDRSKADVDFGRDTVLRGGPGLAVLLRFPQIDTPAGKSRRVTSAKLVLTPVSKDDPRLESVGRLTRDWDEGPDDGADTAKKPTATPAFAATWNSAWHGFEKWTTPGAADDAVAVSAKGALAGEEYVIDGLAEAVQWQLDHPGQNYGFRLTFSGSTAFLSHDFYEGKPKLVVEFGEPGADGPDLAVLAVEPAGDGWSATVANLGAAPAPAGKVAWRLGTESGTSDRAALSPGETATVALAAHPKAFAADPRLNRMTVSADCPGDTDLGNNETVVWTDGEPIVCTGGGPQELATAQSLVLAMNSYLLPMSRYSFAKDGGRVRFRVSTRPVADAAQVTLSATTNIRTLWRAFLETRYGPVFGKSGPEARPQVARDYRDDTHWLSLLPLPPLGFPEAVENPVALQASLGFSAPEVYLANASMGKTREQCLPLLQQVPTVLLIKLRDYQGQPLAGCDVDYVPAKDGVPDDAAALHLKTDANGIVRVSGRDDGAGKKNCFGHVAADGSNLFVQVRTKRGKTVESVWLPVWTLWQEVARGNKSVGTVEFRVNQSSGEIATDQDLAINKIVSDGAGSPPAQLVALVDGKPDTAFEIDTTSKPGWIEIDLGRDRPIGEVRLAFAKGSPPWQAFDIAVYGTAQPVASARTWLRETDLAAHKARVANDADGATTLTYRAQAVVGRYLRIIPRTPTKTSLTGVAVFPAILGN; encoded by the coding sequence ATGTTCGTCCCGCTGCTCGCGTTGGCCTCGCCGGTCATGCCTCACCGCGTCGCCCCGGCCGTCGTGACGACCACTTTGTCGCAGGACACCACCATCGACCGCTCCAAGGCCGACGTGGACTTTGGCCGGGACACCGTCCTTCGGGGCGGACCGGGATTGGCCGTCCTGCTACGGTTTCCTCAGATCGACACTCCGGCGGGCAAGTCTCGGCGTGTGACCAGCGCCAAACTCGTCTTGACCCCGGTCTCCAAGGACGACCCCCGACTGGAGTCCGTCGGGCGGCTCACCCGGGACTGGGACGAGGGGCCGGACGACGGGGCGGACACCGCAAAGAAGCCGACGGCGACTCCGGCGTTCGCCGCCACCTGGAACAGCGCGTGGCACGGATTTGAAAAGTGGACGACGCCCGGCGCGGCCGACGACGCCGTCGCCGTCTCCGCCAAGGGGGCCTTGGCCGGGGAAGAGTACGTCATCGACGGGTTGGCCGAGGCCGTCCAATGGCAACTTGACCATCCGGGCCAGAACTATGGGTTCCGGCTCACCTTCTCCGGAAGCACCGCCTTCCTCAGCCACGACTTCTATGAGGGCAAGCCTAAGCTTGTCGTCGAGTTCGGCGAACCAGGCGCGGACGGGCCAGACCTGGCCGTGCTGGCGGTGGAACCCGCGGGCGACGGATGGTCGGCGACCGTCGCCAACCTAGGCGCTGCCCCGGCCCCCGCAGGCAAGGTGGCCTGGCGTCTCGGGACCGAATCGGGCACCAGCGACCGGGCCGCGTTGTCACCCGGCGAGACGGCGACCGTCGCTCTGGCGGCCCACCCCAAGGCCTTTGCCGCCGACCCCCGCCTGAACCGGATGACGGTCAGCGCCGACTGCCCCGGCGACACCGACCTCGGTAACAACGAGACGGTCGTTTGGACCGACGGCGAGCCGATCGTCTGCACCGGGGGCGGGCCCCAAGAGTTGGCGACCGCCCAGTCGTTGGTCTTGGCGATGAACTCGTACCTCTTGCCGATGAGCCGGTACAGCTTTGCCAAGGATGGTGGGCGCGTCCGTTTCCGCGTCTCGACCCGGCCGGTCGCCGACGCCGCTCAGGTCACCCTGTCGGCCACGACGAACATCCGCACGCTGTGGCGGGCTTTCTTGGAGACGCGGTACGGCCCCGTCTTTGGCAAGTCTGGCCCTGAGGCGAGGCCACAGGTCGCCCGCGACTACCGGGACGACACCCACTGGCTGAGCCTGCTCCCCTTGCCGCCCCTTGGGTTCCCCGAGGCCGTCGAGAACCCCGTCGCCCTCCAGGCGTCGCTTGGATTCAGCGCCCCCGAGGTCTACCTTGCCAACGCCAGCATGGGGAAGACGCGGGAACAGTGCCTGCCTTTGCTCCAACAGGTGCCCACCGTCTTGCTCATCAAGTTGCGCGACTACCAGGGTCAACCCTTGGCGGGATGCGACGTGGACTACGTTCCGGCCAAAGACGGGGTGCCGGACGATGCCGCCGCCCTTCACCTCAAGACCGACGCCAACGGCATTGTCCGGGTGTCAGGCCGTGACGACGGCGCCGGCAAGAAGAACTGCTTCGGCCACGTCGCCGCGGACGGCAGCAACCTCTTTGTCCAAGTCCGTACAAAGCGGGGCAAGACGGTTGAGTCGGTCTGGTTGCCCGTGTGGACGCTATGGCAGGAGGTCGCGCGAGGCAACAAGTCGGTCGGGACGGTCGAGTTCCGGGTGAACCAGAGCAGCGGAGAGATCGCCACCGACCAAGACCTTGCCATCAACAAGATCGTCAGCGACGGGGCAGGCAGTCCCCCGGCCCAACTGGTCGCATTGGTCGACGGCAAGCCGGACACAGCGTTCGAGATCGACACCACGTCCAAGCCAGGCTGGATCGAGATCGACCTGGGCCGCGACCGACCGATCGGCGAGGTCCGGCTGGCCTTTGCCAAGGGGAGTCCGCCCTGGCAGGCCTTCGACATCGCGGTCTACGGCACGGCACAACCCGTCGCGTCGGCCCGCACCTGGCTCCGCGAGACCGACTTGGCCGCCCACAAAGCCCGAGTCGCAAACGACGCCGACGGGGCGACCACCCTGACTTACCGTGCCCAGGCGGTGGTGGGCCGATACCTCCGGATCATCCCCCGCACGCCGACCAAGACAAGTCTGACGGGCGTCGCCGTGTTCCCGGCCATTCTTGGCAACTAA
- a CDS encoding Gfo/Idh/MocA family oxidoreductase, translating into MPVRVGVLSSAHVHAPSFVACCQASAQAEVVGLWDDEPARGQSFADGRGLAFFGDIDELCGQVDAVVVCSENMKHADQIEVASRHGLHILCEKPVAPVPDHAVRIEKAATLGKVFMTAFPCPFSPAFQLLHQKVKDGVVGRILAVNATNQGTCPFGWFIEKDKSGGGAMVDHTVHVTDLLRRLLGEEPETVQAFTGNNVYGQDWEDTAMVSVGFPSGVFATIDSSWSKPMGYKTWGNVKLTVVGEKGVVETDLFTQGYDVYTQAHRQYGVGANLDQMMVDEFLNAVIEGRSPSVTLFDGLQASRVAMAAYRSATSQGEVVLL; encoded by the coding sequence ATGCCCGTCCGCGTCGGTGTGCTGAGCTCGGCCCACGTCCACGCCCCAAGTTTCGTCGCTTGTTGCCAGGCCAGTGCCCAGGCCGAGGTCGTCGGGCTCTGGGACGACGAGCCGGCGCGGGGGCAGAGCTTCGCCGACGGACGGGGACTCGCGTTCTTCGGCGACATCGACGAGCTCTGTGGCCAAGTGGACGCCGTCGTCGTGTGTAGCGAGAACATGAAGCACGCCGACCAAATCGAGGTGGCGTCGCGCCATGGGCTGCACATCCTGTGCGAGAAGCCCGTCGCGCCCGTTCCTGACCATGCGGTGAGAATTGAGAAGGCCGCCACACTGGGCAAGGTGTTCATGACCGCGTTCCCGTGCCCCTTCTCCCCGGCCTTCCAGCTTCTCCACCAAAAGGTGAAGGACGGCGTGGTCGGTCGGATTCTCGCGGTCAACGCCACGAACCAAGGCACGTGCCCCTTCGGGTGGTTTATCGAGAAGGACAAGTCAGGAGGCGGGGCGATGGTCGACCACACCGTCCATGTCACCGACCTGCTGCGGCGCCTGCTCGGCGAGGAGCCGGAAACCGTGCAGGCCTTTACGGGCAACAACGTCTACGGTCAGGACTGGGAAGACACCGCGATGGTGAGCGTCGGCTTTCCCAGTGGGGTTTTCGCCACCATCGACAGCAGCTGGAGCAAACCGATGGGTTACAAGACGTGGGGCAACGTCAAGCTCACGGTGGTCGGCGAGAAAGGAGTGGTCGAGACTGACCTCTTCACCCAGGGGTACGACGTTTACACCCAGGCCCACCGGCAGTATGGCGTCGGGGCAAACCTGGACCAGATGATGGTCGATGAGTTCCTCAATGCGGTCATCGAGGGACGGAGCCCGTCGGTCACATTGTTCGACGGCCTCCAGGCCAGCCGCGTGGCCATGGCCGCCTACCGAAGCGCCACAAGCCAGGGCGAAGTCGTCCTCTTGTAG
- the tsaE gene encoding tRNA (adenosine(37)-N6)-threonylcarbamoyltransferase complex ATPase subunit type 1 TsaE: protein MDRHDLADEAATRACGASFADIWAPGDVVLLEGPLGVGKTTFVRGYLAELGFTGPVRSPSFNIVSVYGTEPPVAHIDLYRLTTWHGVGIEDLLDDHVVLVEWPDRAEGMVAPDRAWRLKFLFREAGRTVAVLPPRR, encoded by the coding sequence GTGGACAGGCACGACCTTGCTGACGAAGCGGCGACCCGCGCTTGCGGGGCGTCGTTTGCCGACATTTGGGCCCCCGGCGACGTGGTGCTCTTGGAGGGCCCGCTCGGGGTCGGTAAAACGACCTTTGTCCGCGGGTACTTGGCTGAGCTGGGCTTCACCGGGCCCGTGAGGTCTCCGTCTTTCAACATCGTGTCGGTCTACGGGACGGAGCCTCCGGTGGCGCACATCGACCTGTACCGGCTCACCACCTGGCACGGGGTCGGGATCGAAGATTTGCTCGACGACCATGTCGTCTTGGTCGAGTGGCCGGATCGCGCCGAAGGGATGGTCGCCCCGGACCGTGCCTGGCGGCTTAAGTTCCTGTTCCGCGAGGCAGGCCGGACGGTGGCGGTCTTGCCGCCGAGACGCTAA